Proteins encoded by one window of Macaca mulatta isolate MMU2019108-1 chromosome 10, T2T-MMU8v2.0, whole genome shotgun sequence:
- the BIK gene encoding bcl-2-interacting killer gives MSGVRPISRDTLMETLLYEQLLEPLTMEVLGVTDPEEDLDPMEDFNPLECMEDSDMLALRLACIGDEMDVSLRAPRLAQLSEVAMHSLGLAFIYDQMDDIRDVLRSFMDGFTTLRENIMRFWRSPNPRSWVSREQVLLVLLLLLALLLALLSGGLHLLLK, from the exons ATGTCTGGAGTAAGACCCATCTCCAGAGACACCTTGATGGAGACCCTCCTATATGAGCAGCTCCTGGAACCCCTAACCATGGAGGTTCTTGGTGTCACTGACCCTGAAGAGGACCTGGACCCTATGGAGGACTTCAATCCTTTGGAGTGTATGGAGGACAG TGACATGTTGGCCCTGCGGCTGGCCTGCATCGGGGACGAGATGGATGTGAGCCTCAGGGCCCCGCGCCTGGCCCAGCTCTCTGAGGTGGCCATGCACAG CCTGGGTCTGGCTTTCATCTACGACCAGATGGACGACATCAGGGATGTTCTTAGAAGTTTCATGGATGGTTTCACCACCCTTAGGGAGAACATAATGAGGTTCTGGAGATCCCCGAATCCCAGGTCCTGG GTGTCCCGTGAACAggtgctgctggtgctgctgctgctgctggcactGCTGCTGGCGCTGCTCAGCGGGGGCCTGCACCTGCTGCTCAAGTGA
- the MCAT gene encoding malonyl-CoA-acyl carrier protein transacylase, mitochondrial, giving the protein MSVRVARTAWARGLGASGRRGVSSFPVPPPGAQDVAELLRDATGAEEEAPSAATERRMPGQCSVLLFPGQGSQVVGMGRGLLGYPRVRELYAAARRVLGYDLLELSLHGPQETLDRTVHCQPAIFVASLAAVEKLHHLQPSVIENCVAAAGFSVGEFAALVFAGAMEFAEGLYAVKIRAEAMQEASEAVPSGMLSVLGQPQSEFNFACLEAREHCKSLGMENPVCEVSNYLFPDCRVISGHREALRFLQKNSSKFHFRRARMLPVSGAFHTRLMEPAVEPLTQVLKAIDIKKPLVSVYSNVHGHRYMHPSHIQKLLAQQVVSPVKWEQTMHAIYERKKGREFPQTFEVGPGRQLGAILKSCNMQAWKSYSAVNVLQTLEPVDLDPEEPPR; this is encoded by the exons ATGAGCGTTCGGGTCGCGCGGACCGCGTGGGCCCGGGGCTTGGGCGCCAGCGGCCGCCGCGGCGTCTCGAGCTTCCCGGTGCCTCCGCCGGGCGCCCAGGATGTAGCGGAGCTGCTGCGAGATGCGACCGGGGCGGAGGAGGAGGCGCCCTCGGCGGCGACGGAGCGGCGAATGCCGGGCCAGTGCTCCGTGCTGCTCTTCCCTGGCCAGGGCAGCCAGGTGGTGGGCATGGGCCGCGGTCTGCTCGGCTACCCGCGCGTCCGCGAACTCTACGCCGCCGCCCGCCGAGTACTGGGCTACGACCTGCTGGAGCTGAGCCTGCACGGGCCGCAGGAGACCCTGGACCGCACCGTGCACTGCCAGCCCGCGATCTTCGTGGCATCGCTGGCCGCTGTGGAAAAACTACATCACCTGCAGCCCTCG GTGATTGAGAACTGTGTTGCTGCCGCTGGATTCAGCGTGGGAGAATTTGCAGCCCTAGTGTTTGCCGGAGCCATGGAATTTGCTGAAG GTTTGTATGCGGTGAAAATCCGAGCTGAGGCCATGCAGGAAGCTTCAGAAGCTGTCCCCAGTGGGATGCTGTCTGTCCTCGGCCAGCCTCAGTCCGAGTTCAACTTTGCCTGTTTGGAAGCCCGGGAACACTGCAAGTCTCTAGGCATGGAGAACCCTGTATGTGAAGTGTCCAACTACCTCTTTCCAGATTGCAGGGTGATTTCAGGACACCGAGAG gcTCTACGGTTTCTCCAGAAGAATTCCTCTAAGTTTCATTTCAGACGCGCCAGGATGTTACCGGTTAGTGGTGCATTCCACACCCGCCTCATGGAGCCAGCTGTGGAGCCCCTGACGCAAGTTTTAAAGGCAATTGACATTAAGAAGCCTCTGGTTTCTGTCTACTCCAATGTCCACGGGCATAGATACATGCATCCCAGCCACATCCAGAAGCTGCTGGCTCAGCAGGTGGTCTCCCCGGTGAAGTGGGAGCAGACGATGCATGCCATATATGAAAGGAAAAAGGGCAGAGAGTTCCCCCAAACTTTTGAAGTAGGCCCCGGCAGGCAGCTGGGAGCCATCCTGAAAAGCTGTAACATGCAGGCCTGGAAGTCCTACAGCGCCGTGAATGTGCTGCAGACCCTCGAACCTGTGGACCTGGACCCTGAGGAGCCCCCGAGATGA
- the MCAT gene encoding malonyl-CoA-acyl carrier protein transacylase, mitochondrial isoform X1, translating to MSVRVARTAWARGLGASGRRGVSSFPVPPPGAQDVAELLRDATGAEEEAPSAATERRMPGQCSVLLFPGQGSQVVGMGRGLLGYPRVRELYAAARRVLGYDLLELSLHGPQETLDRTVHCQPAIFVASLAAVEKLHHLQPSVIENCVAAAGFSVGEFAALVFAGAMEFAEGSTVSPEEFL from the exons ATGAGCGTTCGGGTCGCGCGGACCGCGTGGGCCCGGGGCTTGGGCGCCAGCGGCCGCCGCGGCGTCTCGAGCTTCCCGGTGCCTCCGCCGGGCGCCCAGGATGTAGCGGAGCTGCTGCGAGATGCGACCGGGGCGGAGGAGGAGGCGCCCTCGGCGGCGACGGAGCGGCGAATGCCGGGCCAGTGCTCCGTGCTGCTCTTCCCTGGCCAGGGCAGCCAGGTGGTGGGCATGGGCCGCGGTCTGCTCGGCTACCCGCGCGTCCGCGAACTCTACGCCGCCGCCCGCCGAGTACTGGGCTACGACCTGCTGGAGCTGAGCCTGCACGGGCCGCAGGAGACCCTGGACCGCACCGTGCACTGCCAGCCCGCGATCTTCGTGGCATCGCTGGCCGCTGTGGAAAAACTACATCACCTGCAGCCCTCG GTGATTGAGAACTGTGTTGCTGCCGCTGGATTCAGCGTGGGAGAATTTGCAGCCCTAGTGTTTGCCGGAGCCATGGAATTTGCTGAAG gcTCTACGGTTTCTCCAGAAGAATTCCTCTAA